The DNA sequence ATGGCCtttatatttacatatgtaTATTAGTGTTTTATGTAAACTACTTTGAATTGCATTTTGCTTtcatgtgctatagaaataaagttatcTTTTTCCTACAAtctccagcctgtcagtcattCCCCAGGGCAATAAGAACCCTGTTCtgcttgcctgcctgcctgtctgtatcCGCACCACGGCCACTTTTGGCTCGCcattattttcttttgcagCAAACGCTGTACGCGTGGACTTGGGGTCACGCTCAGAGAGTTCCCAATTTATAGATTGATACTGTGAGGTCTGAGGgttttttcaaatgttgtgtCTTCTCTACCAAGAAGGTGATGTTTTTGGCTtgatttgtttgtctgttggtttgtttgtttgtctgtctttttaGCCTcgtgagctccagttttccactcgcagatcagtctggcatcttgagatagagaaaatttggagcagtTCGCCAAACGACTGGGCCAATcagtgttggttttgaggcgggttaggtggtgataaacagttggtttatccaatcagctagctaaccagtattttcagaaagcggtagccctaattctgttagccgcttgCTAATGATTTTTTCTCTTgaatccttcttttggaatatggaccgggaacctgaaatggtgccttttattcagaaattctcgttacacaaacggcacaTATCCTTTACcaacatgttgcttgcttgctgagctaacgagctatgctttgcctgcagaagcaggggcgggcttgtggttgtattttcatacgcttcgtggatctgattggttgatttggcccatctatcaccaacgtaggtgatagacagatggtttatccaatcagctaaccagtattttcgccccttctcaaaagttctccaacggaaagttcccagatggatatgccgagcaaatgcaaagcaatccatctggcggagtcaggttactgTCTTTtagcaggattacagaaaaaaacacttcactTTTCAGAGCTGATCTGAATCACAGGGCGGatgggaaaattcacactgcattagcATTGTGAAATAGAGCATGGCTTGGTGGAGGTCTGTGCTCTCAGAGTTGCCCTTTTAGTTTCCTGTGTTTTCATCCCATTTTAAATGTAGGACATCTCTGCACACAGTTTATCCAGCGGAGCCACCTAAACAAGCCAACATTATTAAAAGTACTTTTTCTAATCAACATCATTATCAACATTGTGTGCCTACACCAAATGTTACCAGTCTGCAGGTTTATGTGTGTTACACATCCATGTTTGGTTGAAAATCACAGCCATGTGTGAGTTTCTCACACCTCAGTGTTCTGCATTTCTTTACAGTTTCCGTTCTACAGCAGCCTGACCACCGACAAAAAAAGCAACCAAGCAAAGCTGATtctatatttatgtgtgtgtatctgggaTCTCTGTCCAGAAAAGTGCAGTCCCAGGAACAGCTAACATTAAGATACTCTCAGgtctctaatatatatatatatatatatatatatatatatatatatatatatatatatatatatatatatatatatatatatatctacactGTATATTAGTATCTTGCTATTTCTCTCTCTGGgacaagtctgtgtgtgttatctaCATGTCACACTATTTGCCCTCACCTCAGTGTTCTGCATTTCTCTACAGTTTCCATTCACACTCTGCAGCAGCCTGAGTGACCACAGACAGAAAAGCAACCGTGCAAGCAGATTCTTTTATTTCTGTACACTTCACCCTTCTAATATTAAtcttctgcctttttattttgttcacaGGTTCAATACAACCTGTTCCTTCACTGCACCCTCTGTATGATGTCCTGCCTCAGTGCACCTAGAGATTAACTGCAGAGCAGAGATCATGTGTTCAGCTGTGACTGTTCCTTAGCATTATAAATTCTCTGTAAAACTGAATGATATGCATATTTCAACATTCTTCTTTTCCCTTTAGCATAAACCAGAAATAACATTAATACTTGATTtatatacacatttttaaaaacagacaTATGAATTCCCCAACAAAGAAGTACAAATATAGACCATTTCACAGATATGAACATAAACATCCTGAATCGCCCCAAGTTGATTACCTGTTGCAGTGACATCAGCTGACAGGAAGTTAACAAGGGGCCAGTCTGTTGCCTAGCAGTGTGATACAGAATAAGTCTTAAGCTCAGTTCTAGTTAAGATGAATATGCAGTAAAACAGTCTAAAGTTGGTCCACGCTCCCCGACCCAAAAACAAGTTGGTACTATCAGATTATCTTTGTCTAACACTGACTTAAAGTGGAACGGCATGAGAACAGAAGTAGTTTTGGGAAATGTAGTTTCACACACTGAAGAGCCTTCACTACATGTAAGTCTGTCTCCTGATGTAGTTCTGAGTCTGATTGGGCTTCCTGATGTTCTCTGTGTTACAGTGATACAGGGTCAGTATGGCTGGGGAGTGACTTACACCTCTACTCAGATCTGTGCTGTTAAAGGATCAACAGTGGAAATACACTGCAGCTACAGATACCCATCCAGATGGAAAGGGAGTGTTACTACACTTGAGAGAACATTATGGTTTACTAAAATGAATTATTCTGAACCTGTAGATCTGATAACAGACTCAGAATATTCAGGTCGTGTGCAGTACAGTTATAAAAACAAGGACTGCACTCTGAGAATCtcagacctgagagagagagactcagctGTGTACAAGTTCAGGTTCACAAGAAACCAAGAAGGTGGAAGATATATCGGTTCACCTGGAGTCACTTTGTCTGTCACAGGTAATATTTTCATTAATAAATACTTCCAGATAAACCAACACAGTACATTTAAAAACTCTGAACATGTTGATAACGAATAATAAGTGTGTGAAATTACTTTTAACAaacagttaataaataaatacagttactAATTGCTCGCTGCTATTTCTAGGAATTGCAACTGTTGTGGTGATGtgtatgtactttttttttttttttagaacctGTGATGAAATATTATTTCTTGTTCTCATGTGCAGCTCTGCAGGTGCAGGTGACCAGAGTCCATCAGACCTATGCATGGCTGAAGTgtcacagcagctgcagtcCAGCTGGTGGTCTCTCCTACGTCTGGTTCAAGAACAGAGAACACATTACCTCGGTGGAGACATCTACTTATACAACCTGGTTTAATCCCACAGACGTCTTCTCCTGTGGGTTGAAAGGACATGAGAAGTTCCCCTCTCCTTCAGTGTGTGAGTTTACTGTgtcaggacacaaacacactgacattACAATACAATGACAATTTCAGACGTAATCTCACTGGAGTCTTCTGATTCTTAATGGAGGTGCAGCAGGATTATTCATAGAAACAAAAATCACTTCAGTAGTAGAAATATTCAGATATACTTTATGTTCTGATGTTACATTTCAAAATTCTTTCCTACTATTATTTCAGGACGATTTGAACTATAAAATATGCTGTTGcttcattttatatttaataattcTGTTATTGAGATGCTCCATGACTTGATGATTTATGATGTCATGGCCAAAAGCTCTAAACTGCAGTTAATTGAACAGTTTTGGACTGAAACAGAATCCATACTGTCAGCTTGTTAATTtgattttaaactttaaaatggaGTTTCTGAAGATTTATTTATGACAGTATTTATGTTAGTAAGGATGAATCTGAAAACCATTTGATTATATTCACATTTATTGTCATCTCACAGAGAACAGATACTGACTCAACAGAATGCACAACTTGACTGCTACTATAACCACAGGGACTTGATAAAATAATCTGAAACTGGCCGGTAACATCTGCAAActataacaacaaaactaaaacagCATCTGAACACAAACAAGACTGAATATTTATGTTCAGTCTTGTAAAGATAACACGTGTGTAGGTAATGATGTAACAGCTGTGAGTAGAAAGAAATATTAGGAggtagtttgttgtatttttctaattcATGGGGACGGCCCAATTTCACagatataaacataaacatCCTGAATCGCCCCAAGTTGATTACCTGTTTTAGTGACATCAGCTGACAGGAAGTTAACAAGAGGCCAGtctgttgcctagcaatggaTTTCTATTGAAAAGgtctgtaagaaaaaaatctgtGTGATACAGAATAAGTCTTAAGCTCAGTTCTAGTTCAGATAAAACTGCAGTAAAACAGTCTAAAGTTGGTCCACGCTCCCCGACCCAAAAACCAGTTGGTACTATCAGATTATCTTTGTCTAACACTGACTTAAAGTGGGACGGCATGAGAGCAGAAGTAGTTTTGGGAAATGTAGCTTCACACACTGAAGAGCCTTCACTACATGTAAGTCTGTCTCCTGATGTAGTTCTGAGTCTGATTGGGCTTCCTGATGTTCTCTGTGTTACAGTGATACAGAGTCAGGATGGCTGGGGAGTGACGTACACCTCTACTCAGATCTGTGCTGTTAAAGGATCAACAGTGGAAATACACTGCAGCTACACATACCCATCCACAATGAGGTATCAAACTAAGGTGGACAAAACTTTATGGTTTACTAAAGGGAGTAATAAAGCACCTGTAGATCTGAAAACAGATTCAGACTACACAGGTCGTGTGGAGTATTTCTTTCATAACGACGACTGTACTCTGAGAATCAgagacctgagagagagagactctgctGAGTACAAGTTCAGGTTCATAACAAACCGTGGTGGTTTCACTGGTTCACCTGGAGTCACTCTGTCTGTTACAGGTAATATTTTCATTGTAATATTTTGACCAATTCTTTTTCTTGTGAATCTTTTGTCTGTCTCCTTGCATGCATGTACTGAAATGGTTTAGTTTGAAATGACATTTCTAATCTATCTGGACAGTTCCAGACCTCCAGGTGCAGGTGACAAGATCATGGACCCAGGGAGAGCTGAGGTGTCACAGCAGCTGTAATGTACCTGATAATCCTTCATATGTCTGGTTCAATAATGGACAGAAACTGGATGGAGAAACATCTTCTTCTCTCAGAGTCTCTGTTGAAGATAATAACAACTATTCCTGTGCTGTTACAGGATATGAAGATTACCGCTCTCCTCCAGTGTGTGAGTTTACTCCAGTGTCACTAATAAAAGAGCAAACTTAGAAAACTATAGATTTTAATGTGAGAAACTCAAGACATTATGTGTAATATTTGAGTTTATATTCAGTCACTCATTCAACTTTTGTATTAACAAGAACATGATTTCAACGTGTACATTTTCTCCTCACCAGATGACCCACTGTATTATTCATGATATAAATAAATTTCTGTATAgtgactttttattgtttttaatgaaatgtgtCTTTACACATTTTCTCCTCCAGATGGTCCAAAGcttccctctgtgtcagtgagtccctctgctgagatagtggagggcagttcagtgactctgaactgtagcagtgatgctaacccagcagctaAATACACCTGGTACAAAAATGGTAAACCtctcaataaaaaaacactgcttGTCTTCTGCTCCATCCAGTCCTCTGACTCTGGACAGTATTATTGTACAGCTGAGAATGAGCTGGGGAGGACATCTAGATCCTTCTCTATTGATGTGAAATGTGAGTATTAATCCTAATTTAAAAAGCCACATTCAGCTGATGATTGCCCTTTAAGGCTTGCTTTGCTGACCACATCTGCTGTATATGTAGTTACAGTCTTGTTTGGCAGCAAGATTAATCCTGTGGTTAAGGGCTGTCAAAATATTCATAATCCAGTCACAAACCCATATTTTGTTATCATATTCATAGTTATATctatgtcttatttgtttctgtaatcattgtttgtttttaatatttaacgtGCTAATGTATACACCAATAatcaaggcaaattccttgtaagtaCAACTTACTTGGCAATGAAGAATTttctaatttttatattttaaagtcaATTTATATTAATAGATCTCTTTCAAAGCTTCCCTCCGGTGGGATAGTGGTAGGAGTTCAGTCAATCTGACCTGTAGCTGGAAAATCCAAAATCTTCCTTGTAAAATGAATCTGTAAAGAGTTCACATTTCAGCTGAAGCCTGCAACCTGGTCAGAAAATAGGTTCTTAAAGGACATGAGGATAACTCATTCACAGTGGGTTTACTCTGTGTCACTAAAAGTGTCCAACATTTGCTCGAGGTAAATTTACATCATatcacacattacacattaaaATGAACGTAATCTGAAATATAACATTAAGAATGAGATTGTAGTAATAAAGCCACTTAAAGAGGCTGAGGTCAAAGCCACTAGACCATTACCTGATGTTCCTCTCCACTGCCGTTGTGAGATTATGGTTTGGCTCCCAGGTTCAGGAGCCAATAGGTGGAGATGGACATCACAGCTGTAAAATTAGAGTTCATGTTTCAAAATTCTACAGATGATAAGAGAAACGGGCTCTACTAACCCAccttactgtactgtatgtctaatGTATATTTCTAATAATTATCAGTTATCCAACCAgtcatattttattaaaacGGATGTTTTCACTTATAGATGGTCCGCAGAATacctctgtgtcagtgagtcccTCTGCTGAAATCCTGGAGGGCAGTTCAGTGAAtctgacctgtagcagtgatgctaacccagcagctaACTACACCTGGTACAAGGAGAATGAAGACTCACCAAAAGCATCAGGACAGATCTTCACCATCACTGACTTCAGAGCTGAACACAGTGGGAATTATTACTGTGAAGCCCAGAACAAAAGAGGACGTCAGAAATCCACCTTACATCTCATTGTTGTAGCAGGTACGTTAAGTCATACTCACCCATTTACTCCCACATGATCTTAACCTTCCACTTCTTTATCTACCTATCTGATGACAAATACATGTCAACATGAATACATTTGCAAATTAAATGTTTGCACAAAACAATAATTATTAATCCAGAGGTTTGACATTCATAAAaactcacatcaacacacattGTTGGAAAGATAATTTTTACATTGCAGGACAAAACTAATGAACAAATAAAAGCAGTGCAGCCATCCTTCCATTAGTGTGTGTTtaggagggagaaaaaaacacaagcaaaacTACAGTACACATGAGTCATTATGTAGAATGCATCTTTCTGAGGATCTATGATCTTATGTCTAATTATCAGTTGCTAAAGGACCCAAACAACTTGTAATTCCATAATGAATCGTCTGGTTTCATCACTGTTTCCCAGGTTCAATGAAATCAGTAGCTGCTGGATCCATCACTGCTATTTTCCTGGCTATCATATTCCTCTGTGTCTTCCTATTTATTAGGTGAGCAGTTCATTTTTACTCTGATTACATTCAGTAATGCATCCTTAAGTCATTTATTTGGTTAGAATTGTATTTTGATGATTAATTTGATTGTTCATTCATTCTCCTTTCCAGAAGAAAGAGGTCCTGGAAACGAAACAGCGAGCCTGGAGAGAGACCAGACAACCAAGCTCAGGTCAGAAGAAGAGTTCAGTCAGAGTCCTCTCTCACCTGGAAACATTTGAATAATGCTTCATGTCCTCTGCTAAATTATAAGGTGCTGAGACAGGGACActgtataaaataatataaacagaCATGATAGGGTTTGTAAATAAAGAGGATTTAGGCAATACTTGAATTATATTTCCCTCTGCTGGTGATCAGTAGGCATTACACCGACAAAAATATAACTGACCTCAAACCTGTGGTTCACTTTTGGCTTTGAAAACGAGACTTGATCCCAAAACAGAGAACatgaaataaatgttgaaaCCAGGAATTTGGAACGCCTGGTGAAGTATTTGTAAATTCACTGGAATTGCAGAACAAGCCGCTCACCTTTAACCCTGCAGATGCTTTACAATATgaggattttattttacagGCCACTACAAATCATACTAACAGGTCCCATATTTAgtcatgtcttttttattataaagcaggtcgaggtgctatataaatgctcaatccacagagaaacacacacacggaaactGTCTTTAAATGAGCCGTTAGGACTCCACTATGGTTCTGATGTCACAGCTGtactatatatactgtaggtagaaagtgcctctacagtgccgttacagtcattttcTGGCAGCAATGATggtgcagagacacagagagtgcAGATGCAGAAGAGctggaaacgctgaccaatcagagcagacaagGCTTTTTCAggagtgatggtcaaatgaagcttcgtgaaccagtgtctttactttctgaactcactagatggcgctgtctgttcaacaaagggtttgaaaacccattgaattgccattcctttaacctttttctttgaacagagagcgccatctagtgagctcataaagtaaagacactggttcgcaaagcttcatttgaccatcactattTTTCAggaggggcttaaagagacaggcgctaaaacggagcgtttcagacaaaGGTTGAATACAGGTATAATCAGACAGACAGTGTGAGGAAAATAAGGTTGTCTTTTTAGAATTAAAAGGATATTTTGCATTAAGcattgtatcagtagaaacccagtagtatttttgaatgaccgtgcttccctctctcatgtccccctgagactagacttctctgtattgtgtgtctggaaaaaagcctctgatgacgcaaaaatcgtcatttagtGTCATCGGAGGCATCGTTGCAGAGAGTCTATGAACTACAGCCAGGTAGttctgcatgttttcaacccgtcCATAGGGGCTGGGACTGTCACTGGCCGATGCTAGCCGAGAGGAgccgagtgtcagccatcttgaaacTTTGCTAAACTGGCTCTgtcttttcagcagaaaacttttacaacaattatgtgcattcaaactaccgcacattc is a window from the Perca fluviatilis chromosome 1, GENO_Pfluv_1.0, whole genome shotgun sequence genome containing:
- the LOC120559524 gene encoding B-cell receptor CD22-like, whose protein sequence is MKITALLQCSSDSGQYYCTAENELGRTSRSFSIDVKYGPQNTSVSVSPSAEILEGSSVNLTCSSDANPAANYTWYKENEDSPKASGQIFTITDFRAEHSGNYYCEAQNKRGRQKSTLHLIVVAGSMKSVAAGSITAIFLAIIFLCVFLFIRRKRSWKRNSEPGERPDNQAQGSVYDSPSAPVQRTPAEPHEDNCYASVSFSKNQEDALYSNIRLAQPHRHKKEEEDEDVTYSAVNFKSSSATTESGNQKAAEDLSELYSTVSKHPRV